GGTAAACGTGGTCACTTCGCGGCAGCCTGTCGGAAGAAACGCGTATACGTTACCAAACAAAATCGAGAAGTCCCGAAAAGCGATACATCTGAAGATGAAATACAGGAAGAGTCCAAACAggtattgaaaaattgaatctaTGAATACAAGATATTGAGATTAAATAAACGATGCCATTACTGAGACCTACTTTTCATTCCTTTTTAGTATACTAATGCTCTCTCCTTGGAAGACGCCTTGATTTCATGTAGTGTGGGGTCATCGAGTCCAATTCGTTTCTTAATTGACTCTGGCGCCGACGTAAATGTCATTGGTGGGAATGATTGGGAGCGCCTGCAGGTTGAATTTAACTTAGGGAAAGCGAAATTCAAGATCATAAAACTACCCAGTTCAGGAATACACGCATACGGTTGTAAAGATCCAATACCTGTTGAATGCTCGTTCAAGGCCAAAGTTGCTGTAATGGAAGCCGTTAAACCCTCTATTATTGCTATCTTCTATGTTATACGGCAAGGAGCTAGATCGCTTCTTGGCCGATCTACCGCTAGTGACATGAAACTACTGAAAATTGGATCAACCATCAATAATTGCGAAACAATAAAAGATGAGGAGAAATTTCCGAAAATGCCAGGGGTCATGGTAAGGTTCAGTGTGAACAAATCGATTGCCCCAGTGAAGAACGCATATTATAACGTGCCAGCTGCATACCGGGAGGCAGCAAGACGCAGACTGCACGAGATGGAAGCACGTGGAATAATCGAAAAGGTTACCTCAGCACCCAACTGGATTAGCGGAATGTCCGCTGTTTCAAAAGGGAAAAGTGATTTTCGACTCGTGGTAAACATGAGGGCCCCAAATAGGGCTATCAACCGAGAATATTTCCGGCTCCCTCTTATAGATGAAATGAAGGTGAAGCTTCATGGAGCAAAATATTTCTCGAAATTAGACCTTAGTAACGCTTTTTATCACCTCGAGTTGTCAAAGGAATCGAGAGGCTTAACAACCTTCTTGGCAGAAGACGGCATGTACAGGTTTACTCGACTCATGTTCGGGGTTAACTGTGCCCCCGAGGTGTTCCAGAGGGAAATGTCGCGCATATTAAAGGATGCAGACAATATAATCGTATACATCGACGACATCCTCATATTTGCGCAGACGCTTGAAGAACTTCGACGATCCGTtgcaaatgttttgaaaattttgaggaaaaataacTTAACTCTGAATATAGAAAAATGCGAATTCGATAGGACCAAGATAAAATTCCTTGGTCACGAGCTGGACGCTGAAGGCTTTCACATAGATAAAGAGAAGATTATCAGCGTACGAAACTTTCGAGAACCAATCACGCTGTCAGAGCTTAGAAGCTTCCTTGGGTTGGCTTCATTCATCGGCCCATACATACAGAATTACGCAGACATTTCAAGCCCTCTATGGGCCATGACATCCTCAAAAACCTGGACATGGGGTCACAAAGAAAGCGAGGCATTCAACTTGATTAAAAGGCGAATCGTGGAATGTACGATATCATTAGGATATTTTTCCGAGAACGATCGGACAATTCTATACACCGAAGCGTCACCAGTAGCTTTGGGAGCTGTACTGGTCCAAAAAAGCGACCGACATACTCCAAGAATAATTAGTTTTGCGTCTAAAGCTCTAACCAGCACCGAAAAAAGGTACGCCCAAAACCAGCGCGAGGCATTAAGCGCCGTTTGGGCAGTGGAACATTTTTCTTTATTCCTTCTTGGGAGGCATTTCACACTGCGTACAGACGCTCAAGGGGTAGCGTTCATTTTGAATCGATCTCGGGAAGAGTCAAAGCGAGCTCTTACCCGTGCCGATGGCTGGGCACTACGATTGAGCCCGTACGATTACGACGTGGAATACGTTCGTGGCCGGGATAACATAGCCGACTCCTCATCGAGACTGTATTGCGGTGATGATGAACCCTTTGACGAAGATGTAAGTCCTTGGGAGATTGCACAACTTGAAGCGAACTGTGTAGAATTTTTGACAGAACAGGAAATTCGAGACGCTACCGAAAATGACGAAACGCTCCAAAAAGTAACGAGCGCTCTAGATTCAGGAAGGTGGACCAAAGATATACGCAGGTATCAAGTCGTTGAGAATGACTTAGCAGTGCGAGATGGCATTCTCATCAAAACCGGTTGCGCTGTAATACCAAAATCGATCCAGACGAAGGCTTTACAGGTCGCACATGAAGGACACCCTACAACAGCTAAGATGAAAAGCATAATAAGACAGCGTGTATGGTGGCCTGCTATCTCAAAAGATGTTCAAAATTGGGTTGAAAAATGCAGAACATGTGTCATCAATGGAAAACCAGATAGAACTACCCCAATGGAGCGTGTTTTTATGCCGAAAACCGTCTGGGA
The Toxorhynchites rutilus septentrionalis strain SRP chromosome 2, ASM2978413v1, whole genome shotgun sequence genome window above contains:
- the LOC129766406 gene encoding uncharacterized protein K02A2.6-like; the protein is MACKDRYILVMDMTEGNDNDVAHFVEVRSEETEIETHPGVESSEPDDNDGREEIPEDSDNDAESCAESLTPDSGDDSMNPKTDQHADSGVNGKSSGETSNERMERIEKVLGDMATVLTRLQSYDKPSSSHSHTDSSWNTPTAMTNTEGASSAIRWDNIKSFPSGVPANKMWEEWNRYIENFEIAASLNNANDPVKRTKLLFLSMGPDLQEIVRAAKLRPNLKDINCYKVFVSNIHDYFRSMTDTAAEHEAFSCMKQEKGESAVAFHARLMCKVRLCNYSTEDQDKFVRALLLKGLRNKDLVKTARTYGHESNYIAQAATRDEAYEAETLQPVDVNAFEVSNRQTLNDEHNRKRKNLGEHDGIRFAKRNKQNYGQGRRSRCTKCNLMNHRNGVCPALQRNCNSCGKRGHFAAACRKKRVYVTKQNREVPKSDTSEDEIQEESKQYTNALSLEDALISCSVGSSSPIRFLIDSGADVNVIGGNDWERLQVEFNLGKAKFKIIKLPSSGIHAYGCKDPIPVECSFKAKVAVMEAVKPSIIAIFYVIRQGARSLLGRSTASDMKLLKIGSTINNCETIKDEEKFPKMPGVMVRFSVNKSIAPVKNAYYNVPAAYREAARRRLHEMEARGIIEKVTSAPNWISGMSAVSKGKSDFRLVVNMRAPNRAINREYFRLPLIDEMKVKLHGAKYFSKLDLSNAFYHLELSKESRGLTTFLAEDGMYRFTRLMFGVNCAPEVFQREMSRILKDADNIIVYIDDILIFAQTLEELRRSVANVLKILRKNNLTLNIEKCEFDRTKIKFLGHELDAEGFHIDKEKIISVRNFREPITLSELRSFLGLASFIGPYIQNYADISSPLWAMTSSKTWTWGHKESEAFNLIKRRIVECTISLGYFSENDRTILYTEASPVALGAVLVQKSDRHTPRIISFASKALTSTEKRYAQNQREALSAVWAVEHFSLFLLGRHFTLRTDAQGVAFILNRSREESKRALTRADGWALRLSPYDYDVEYVRGRDNIADSSSRLYCGDDEPFDEDVSPWEIAQLEANCVEFLTEQEIRDATENDETLQKVTSALDSGRWTKDIRRYQVVENDLAVRDGILIKTGCAVIPKSIQTKALQVAHEGHPTTAKMKSIIRQRVWWPAISKDVQNWVEKCRTCVINGKPDRTTPMERVFMPKTVWETIALDFNGPYVKFGGISILVIVDYRSRYLSARPVKSTSFECTKRVLEKVFEREGYPKNIKTDNGPPFNSDDYKTYCSQRGINMIFSTPLFPQQNGLVESCMKVINKAMVAASTDKTNFIEELQKAVNAHNAAAHSVTKVPPEEVMLAQKVKRGLPLLRHSKATFDEELFEKTDRESKLSGKLREDVEVHGNAE